AGTTCACCTCGGTCAGCGACACCTCGTTGACCGCCACGGTGTAGGTGCCGTTGAGCCAGGAGTAGCGCTCGTCGCCGGTCTCGAACAGGGGGCTCGAACGGCCGTACATCTGGTCGTGGTGGATCAGTTCGCCGGTGCGGAATCGGTCGACGGCCGCGGGGTCCATGCGGACGCGGCCGATGTTGGTGACGTGGACGAGCGCACCGTCGTCGGTGCGCAGCGTCGCGCGCACGTCGAGTCGGGAGACGCCGTCGGTGCCCAGCAGCACCCAGTCGCCGCCGCCGGCCAGGAACTCACCCGAGAGTGCGGGCCCGTCGCACCGGCCGCTGGCGATCACGTAGGTGAGCCTGGTTCCCAGCGGTGCGGTGTCAAGGTGGACGGCCGAGATCGACAGTGCGATGTCGGCCAGCGGTGTCAGTTCAGGTGGTGTGCAGTGCATTTCGGCTCCTACAGTGGACGGATCGCGGCGGTGAACCCGCGCGCCAGCGCGTGGGGGTCGTCGAGGTCGAGTTCGTCGGTGTCCAGGCGGCGCAGCATCAATCGGGCGATGTCGTCGTCGGAACCGGCGATCGTGCAGACAGGGATATCCGGGTGCTCGCCCTCGCGCCAGCGTGCGCCGTCCCACGCGACGGTCATCGAGGTCGACGGCGCGCGCAGCGTGAACGCCACGGGCGCGGCCTCTGGGGCTTCAAAGGGGTCGGCCTGCAGCAGCAGGTACTGCGCACCGAACCCGAACAGTGCGTCGACGGCGGCGCGGGGCAGTGGCGCGGCGGGGTCGGTGGTGGCCCTGGTCAGGTCATTGCAGTGCACGCCGTACTCGATGATCAGACACTGCAGTGCCGCCGCGAAGGGGTAGCGGCCGAATCGCAGGCCGATGTCGGGCCAGGTTCGCGGTCCGCGCTCCAGAGCGTCACGAAGGTGGCCGGCGCCCAACCGGATCCGGTCCGACAGTGCGTCGGCGGGGATCGAATCGGCGACCTCCGAGGGTGGGCTGAGGGAGCCGAACCGGGCCCGGTGGAACGCTTCGGCGGCCGTGAACAGGCCGGTCGCGACGTGGGCGGCCAGGTCCTGCACGGTCCACTCCGAGCAGGGGGTGGGGCCGTGGAGTTGAGGTGTACCCAGGGTCTCGAGGGTGTCGGCGAACTGGTGGATCAGCGCGATCGCGGTGACGGCCTGAGTGTCCATGCGTCGACGCTAAAACCATCACTTGGAAATAACAAGTATTAAATTGGAGAAACCAAGTTGGGCTAGGATGGCGGCATGGTGCGCTCGTATGCCCAGTACTGCGCGGTGGCCAAGAGCCTGGACATCGTGGGGGATCGGTGGACGCTGCTGGTGGTCCGTGAACTGCTCGACGGACCACAGCGCTACAACGACCTGCTTTCCGCACTCGCGCCCATCGCCACCGACATGCTGGCCGGCCGTCTGCGCGACCTGGAATCGCACGGACTCATCCAGCGGCGCGAACTGCCGAAGCCCGCCACGGGGCGCGTCTACGAACTCACCGACCTGGGCCGAGACCTCGAGGACGTCGTGCACGCCTACGCGCGGTGGGGCCGGCGGCTGCTGGACTCTCGCGATCCCGGCGACGTCGTGCGACCGCAGTGGCTGGGGCGGGCCGTACGCGCGTTCGCCCGTCGGGATCGGGAGGGTGTGAATCTCACACTGCGCCTGGTGACACCCGAGGGCACGCGGACTTTGCACATCGACGAACACCGCATCGACGATCGCGAAGACGAGGCACCCG
The DNA window shown above is from Mycolicibacterium confluentis and carries:
- a CDS encoding DUF3237 domain-containing protein, encoding MHCTPPELTPLADIALSISAVHLDTAPLGTRLTYVIASGRCDGPALSGEFLAGGGDWVLLGTDGVSRLDVRATLRTDDGALVHVTNIGRVRMDPAAVDRFRTGELIHHDQMYGRSSPLFETGDERYSWLNGTYTVAVNEVSLTEVNYRVFAVR
- a CDS encoding maleylpyruvate isomerase family mycothiol-dependent enzyme — its product is MDTQAVTAIALIHQFADTLETLGTPQLHGPTPCSEWTVQDLAAHVATGLFTAAEAFHRARFGSLSPPSEVADSIPADALSDRIRLGAGHLRDALERGPRTWPDIGLRFGRYPFAAALQCLIIEYGVHCNDLTRATTDPAAPLPRAAVDALFGFGAQYLLLQADPFEAPEAAPVAFTLRAPSTSMTVAWDGARWREGEHPDIPVCTIAGSDDDIARLMLRRLDTDELDLDDPHALARGFTAAIRPL
- a CDS encoding winged helix-turn-helix transcriptional regulator, producing the protein MVRSYAQYCAVAKSLDIVGDRWTLLVVRELLDGPQRYNDLLSALAPIATDMLAGRLRDLESHGLIQRRELPKPATGRVYELTDLGRDLEDVVHAYARWGRRLLDSRDPGDVVRPQWLGRAVRAFARRDREGVNLTLRLVTPEGTRTLHIDEHRIDDREDEAPVDVTLSGEAETLMAAMDPVRAVQLRADGTLTVDGDPAALSQLSRVFGPTPAAT